The genomic window GGCCTGCCCTCCCAAGCTCGTTCCCAGCACCAGGCCCACTGGAGACCCCTCCCATCCCTTGCCTTAGAACGTGGTTGTGCCGGAAGCTCTCACGATGGCCGATCTCCACTGCAACGTGTGCCGAGGACCAGCTGGGGTGGTTGCGGAAGCAGTCACTGAGTTGCTGGAGATCCTCCAGCAACAAGGGCTGGCGTGCACTCTCGTAGAAAGGGCGCAGCTGCCCAGCGTACTGCTCAAAACGTACCAGGGCATCTGCTTCATTGTCAAGCTGGAAGAGCCTGAAGGAAAGGCAAACGCAGCGTTGGTCCTGCTCAGAGAAACAACCTCCATCCTGCATATCTGAGAGAAACTGCTCTTCTCCAAACATTAGTGCTGGGGACTTTCCTATTCCTCCTCACCTGGTGTCCCACTTCTTCCAAGAGAAGAAGGTGTCATCCCACAAACGGGgttcatttacccagtgtgcaaaccaataacacacagagtcgaggtattttcaaattgaTTTCATTGATGTGCATGAACAGGTGCCTGTCTCAAGATAGTACCcacttgtctcaaaaattcttaTATTTATATACTTAACTAATAGATATTCATTActatttttcttaatgattggttctttcttctttgcccctcatgtacattagtgcacagactctgacttcttccttcattgtcttcttttgagtaggtggtatcagttcagtaggtggtcaatgagtcagtggtcaCGATCTctccctgtaggaattaccttttacctacttcttccccaATCTTgacagttccaagtggttcttcaaggtttactgaccagaccacaatccattaccttttctgacataaacacaGAGTCCCGTCGTCTAGTAGTTAACTCCTAAATCAtatctagttattgtttccctatttaaaatattaactgatgggggctgcacacaggactttagcagctccctggttatttcaatcatattatacatattaattgatgaTAACGATTGAAGCCTACATCGTTAGCGAAGAGCACCTCCTCATCCTGAGGAACGTTAACCTTTGGGCTGAAGTATCAGGTGCTCAGATGCTAAAGCACCAACAGGTACGAGCGGAAGTGCATGTACCTCTGGATGTTCTGACCAAAGTACCTATTTCATGGTTGCCTGTTCTTGCAGTGTTtggcctctgccctgccctgttCTCACAAGCTGTTTTGATGACTTCTCCACCAGCCCACGCAAGGGCCTCCCACTCCCGATCAAACACGTCATCCCACACCCACACCCGCGAAGCACTGCGGTCCCGAGACTGGAGACTTCAGGTCTTTAGTTTCACGCTTAAGAGTAGCGATGCTAAAGGTCTGTCACTTACCGGAAAGCGACCTGCGGGTTCTGGGGATTCACCAGCAGGCAATCCCACGAGCGAGCAAGGTTGTTCTTGTACAGGGCcaccctgccttcctccctcagGCAGGTGTGAGCGGCATACTCTGCAGCCGGCACCTCCTTCACCCGGTAAGGGTTTGTGAATATTTGGGTGACGCTGTTGATAGTATTCACCAGCCGACCAAAGAACTGCATCTTTCTGGAGCCTCAGGTGGCTTCTCCCCCACGTCCTGAGGGAAACCCGGTCACCGGCCCAGCCGTTCCCTGAACCGAGCAACCCAGCACCGGTAAAGGAGAACCGAGAGCCGCCGGATTGACAGACCACCCGGCAAGAAAGCTCAGCACCGGCGGGTTCTTTCCTGGCTCTACGAAGAACACCCAGTTCTCCTCAGTGCCTCACGGCGACACTTGACCTCCCTTCTCAGGGGCCCTTTAACTCCTCCGCCTCGGCGGGTAACACCTCCCTTCCACGGCAGATCCCCCGGCCTGCCTGCCGCCTGACCGGGccgggtggaggaggaggaggaggagcccgTTATCCGGGGGTGGTAGAGCGGAGACCGGGGCGGAGGgcggaccggggccggggccggggccggggccgggcccggtgaggaggcggcggcggccgcaaAGCACGACGGATCCCCAGCATCCTCCGCGCGGGATTTCACCTCAGCCCGCTTCGCCGGCCGGCCGCCAATCACCGCGCTGTTCGCCGGCCGCTCGCCAATCACCGCGCCGttctcctccccccacctcccaatCCTGGGAGGGGCCAATCAGAGGCGTCGCACCCGGGGAGGGGCGATTGGGGCGGGAGGAGCGCGGCGAGCGCCACTGCGTCACGCCCGCCGCCATCccggaggagggaggaaaggtgaGGGGGCCGCCATCTTTgtgaggggcggggcggggccgctcTTCTTAAAGCGGCAGCGGCCTATTCCACTGGGGAGGTCTGATCCCGGGTCTGGCCATTCCCTGGCGGTGCGCCACCCCgaaatttagggaaaaaaccaGCAGTTCTGGATCGTGGCTGCATTCCCAGGCCTGTGCTTTTAATACGCTGGCAGCGTGCGAGGCGGCGACGCGGGGGGTGGAAGGGACCCACTGAGGCCTCTTTAAGAGcagggcccgccccgcgcggtggcggcggcggggggggcggagcGAAGGTGACGTCACCGCATGACTCTGTTTTTATGAATGAAAAGAATCCGCGGGTGAGTAAtcgcggggagcggggctggaggTGCCGCCCGACGGCCCGAGCCGGCAGCGGCCCCGCGGGGACCAGCGCAGCCGCCCGGTAAGCGACGGCCGGGCCGGGGAGAggccgggggggagggaggaagggagagagagagagagagaccccgccggggcgggcggtggGGTCCGGTACCGGCGTGGAGGCCGCTCTGTCGCCACCGAacaccgggaccgggaccgagcggggggggggggggtgggtgggtgtccgCTCTCGGGGCCGTCCGTCCTTCCCTCCCGAGTCCCGGCCACCACCGCGGAGGGAACCGTGAGCCGCGGGAACGGCGGTGGCTCCCCGGCCCGGATTGCATCAGCTTCCAGCCGCCCCGGCTCCACCTTCCCCGCCGTCCCCTTCCAACCCTGCACCTCCCCGCGGGGCGCTCCCCGGTCCCCTCGtccctccggggggggggggtccccggggctcccgccccaacccagggatgggaagggaccGGCTACCGGTGAGGAGACAGGAGCCGTTTCCCTGATTttactccccccccgccccatccccgGGCCGCTGAATCACGGGGAGGTCACTTCTCGCCCACCCACGCTGCGTGGCCGCTGTCGCGATCctttgcccccccctccccctcgaAACCTGCGGACACCCCGACCCCTTGCACCGGGAGCCGCGGTGCCTTCACCCGCCGGGCAACGGGGGCGGTGGGGCGGCACCTCCACGCGTGTCCCGGCTGGGTGGCTCGGTCAccatttcccccacccctcccaccgtggagctgctgcttttagtttctttttagcCTGGGGCGGATCTCGCCCGGGTTTCCTCCCCGGAGGGAATCCTTGGCCTCCCCGGGGGGGTTTTGGGtcccctgggcagagcagcatcCCGATCACCTCGGGGTGGGatggagcagggatgggaagtCCAGCCTTCCCccgttattattattttttgcagtcattattactattattattattcctacctgcttttttttaaaggagtagGCATAAGTCGGGTGGCTGGCGTGGGGGGGGGACATGGATGCCGGGCAGGGGGCCGGTGCCCTCGGTACCGGGGCGAGGGGCACGGGCTGGCACTAACCAGCTTTTCTCCTGGCTGCTCGGCAGGGCCAACGTGAGGCAAGGATGGCTGCGGACGGGCTCTCCAGTAAGGCCCTGAAGGTGAGCGCTGGTGGGACTGGGGGGCGTGAGGAGGGCGGGGGTCTGGTTTCGGGGGTCTCAGGCGACCACCCCTCTCTCCAGCAGGTGAAGCAGGAGCTGGGAGAGAACACGCCGCTGCTGTCGGACGTGGAGCTGATGGGGCTGTCGGTGCGGGAGCTCAACCACCACCTGCGGGGCCTCTCCAAAGAGGAGGTGGCGAGGCTGAAGCAGCGCCGGCGGACGCTGAAGAATCGGGGTTACGCTGCCAGCTGCCGGGTGAAGCGCGTCTGCCAGAAagaagagctgcagaagcagaagaTGGAGCTGGAGTGGGAGGTGGACAAGCTGGCCCGGGAGAACGCCGCCATGCGCCTGGAGCTCGACACCCTCCGTGGCAAGTACGAGGCCCTGCAGGGCTTCGCCCGCACCGTGGCTGCCCACGGGCCCCCCGCCAAGGTGGCCACCGCCAGCGTCATCACCATCGTCAAGTCCGGCACCAACCAGGCCGCCTACTCCTAGTGCTGGCCTCTGTCCCCCGGCCGGGCACGGCCCCTCCGGGGTGCCTTCCCCCACAAATTACCTCCCATACCCTCCCTGACCTCCTCCCTGCCGGGACCCGTGCCCAAAATCCTCCTTCTCCCATCCATTGACCTCCAGCTCCCCCACGCAGGGAGGGCTGCTGCAGCgtgggtgctggggcagaggacagGACCCCACTGGTGGCCCCTGAAGCCCCGCAGTCCCCTCCCCTCCAAGCCAGCCCtgtcccctgctgcagcccccctggCCGGGCACCCCTCACcctggggggtgcaggcaggagagggggaAGCATCTCAGGGCTCCAGGCTGGCAGGCAAACACCAGGtgcctcttttttggggggagggcaggggagagctGAGCATGGGCCAGGCGCTCCCAGGAGCACATgccagggagggaaaggaggggagagtGGTTTTGCAGCGAGGGACAGAAGGGATAAGATGGAGAGGGGCGTCAGCGTTGGCCCCACAACTTGCTCCACGGCTGGAGCAGGGTGGGAGGTTGCAGCACGGCTGGAGactccagggatggagatggcgagggaaggtggcaggtcagagggggaagagaaagtggCTGTAGGTTGGTGCCTGGTAAGGGTGAATGGAAGGGGAAAGTGCCGTGGCAGCCTGCGGTGCTGGGGGAGGCCAGAGGTGACGGTGATGGAGGAGGGTCCCTCAGGCAGGGGAGCGGGTCAACCCAGGCTGTTATCCACAAAGGGGAGAAGCAGTGGTGCTGTTTTATCTGTCTCCATCGCGCACATCCTTCACGCCTCTTCCTGCCTACGGGACGGGACGCTCAGCCTGGCTGGCCGGGTTTCTCTGAAACGCAGCGGCAGGAAGGAAGCggaggcagctggagcagagataAACACTGTTTTGCTCAGTGCAGGCCGGCTCTTACAGCCCCACCAAGCGCTCCCCGGCACCCCACCACCTACAAAGCCCACAGAAAGGTGCTCCTGGCCCCTGAGAGCCAGAGCTGCGGAGGCAGAGAGAGGGGTGGAGGTGCAGGAGGTGGGAAGCGGGGGTGGAGAGCATCCCTGCTCCTGGGAGCTGTCTGGCAGGCAGGTAGGCTCCTCCTTTTGGTTTTCTGCCAGCTCGGACACCTGTGTGGGACAACCGGCTCTTCAGCAGGCTGAAATGCTGGAGAAGAGTTGGGTTTGCTAAATGCAGGCAGCCCAGGGGAGGTAACAGGAGGCAGACCCTTGGCATCTGCTGCCATAgatgatcccccccccccccccccctctccctttctgCCCCTGCCTGGGTATTGCCACGCTAGCTGCCCTTGGCTGCAGCCTCCGTCATCCCTCCCCAGAGAGAGGTGCCCACCGATTGTGGAGGAGGCACTGTGGTtagcatcccccccaccccaactcctCTTGGGTTTATTTATTGCACGAACATAAGTTATTTTCACGTCCTCTTTGCCATTCCGCCTCTCGGCACAGCCAGGATGTTGGTACAGAGCCgtactttatattttatatatgcaaATCACATTTTATCTTATACTTATATAGagcaaaaaaatacttatttattttctgacttACAGTATGTGTCCTACCTGACTCCTCTGTATTTTGTAGACTTTACAAATaaaacaagttcttttttttccacagcgaGAGCGTGTTTGGTCATTCTTGAACTTCAGGATAGAGCTGTGTCTCGGTGACACCAGGTTTTCTAGCTCCCTCTAGCTTTGCTGCAGGACATGTTAAAGAACATGCCCAAAAATGATGGGATGGGGGACAGCTCACAACCCTTTAGAGCACACATATATAGTCTCTGGAGGAAAAGGGCTCAGTAAGCAAGCTTAAGGGTGAATATCACCCCCCAAGGCACTTGCTTTCAGCAGCAGTTCAGCTGTGCCGAATGATTTTTTCCTAGGAAAGATAATGCTTTTCACTAGAACAATTCCCTCCAGGCTGCCCTCAGACCTGGtgcaggaggagaggcaggtgCAATCAGGGCAGCTCTACCCAAAAACTTTCCTGCTGTGTGACCTCACCGCCTGACTCAGGAACAGTGAGGAGGATGGCAGGCAGCTTGCATCCGtgggtggcaggggaaggggaaggaagcgTGGCAGGCGCCTTACCTGGAGGTGAAGCTTGACCTCCTTCTCCATGGAGAAAAGCCACCCTTCCTTGGAGCCAAGGTGGAAGCGATGAGCATGTTCCCCTGACGCCCAGGCGAGCCAGGTCCCAGCCTCCCGGCAGCTTGCAGGACTCGCATGGTGCTTCTGGGTTTTACATTCACATTCCTTCCGCCTTTGCAAACTGCCCCAGCCTCTCCGCCGCTCAGGGAAGAAAAGCCGAGAGCTGCTATTTGCTGGGGCCCATGTCAGAGAAAGCAGTCCCCTTTCTCCCACAGGTGTTTCACACTGAGCACCCAAGATCAGGACTTATCTCTAGTCTAGGTTTTTGACAAATGGGTTTCACTCCTGCCTTGGGCCATCAGTGATGtcccagccccaggctgctgtagtgctgcttctccagcagctcccacaTTACACAGACAGCATGAAGCTTTCCTCCCGAGAAGAGGACTAGGAGGACAAGACATACTGACCCACTGAGCCTCAGGCCCTGCAATGACCAAAAACTCAAGATCAGTTCAGAGAAGTCACCCAGACAGCACCACGCAGAGGCAGGTTAAGTACAATCTATATTAtctctatatttttatttgtcatcATATTTGCTCATTTCTGCAGAGTATAACGTCACAAAGACCAAAATAGAGAGAGCGGCTTGTCGCTGAGCTCACATCAGTTAAACACGATAGGTACAAAACTAGGTGACTCTGTCTTATTtatcatacattttttttttttcagtcatttataTACAAAGAACTACTCtatatggaaaaataataaacaaatccCATGGGTATGTTACATGGtaaacaaaaaggaaggaaggaaggaaggagaggggaagcaGGTGAGGAAGAGCAGCTCCAAGGGCCTACTCCTGGAACCAACACATTTGTTGGGGCCCTGGGCTACCGCAAGCAGACCTGCAAGACCACAGATGCCTTGGCCTCCTTGGTCTCAAGCTCTGGGTCTTGTAAGATATTTGTTTCTCCAAGCCAGAGCGGCTTCAGAGCCAGTCCTTGCTCTGGCACTTGCCTGTCGTGAGGGACAGCAGGAAGCTCAAAGATGATTTTGCGTGGTGTTAAAAAATATATACGTATATAAAATTATAATGCATGGCAGCTGGCTGTTGTTTGGGCACTAGTTCTTCACCAGGCTTCTCCAAAGGCAGCTAGTGCAAAAGGGTTATACTTGAAACCACTACATACAGGAAGCTTTGAGAATATCCAGATCCTCTGCACAGCATATATATGCAGCATACatctcaaaataattttaagaaaacgCTTCCCCAAGCCTAGATCACTTTCAAGCTCAACAGGGCAATCCCAGAGATTTCAGGTCTCGGCCACCCAACGCCATGAAGATTTCCAATTAGGTGACACCAGGACATCATCAAGGCCTGCAAACGcaaggaaaggggaggaagggatCACATCCCATGCCCCGCTTTCCTAAGAGAGAGGGGAAGTTTAACACAAATACCTCACACTAAAGGACTATTCATCAAAGCCATGGAAGATGGAAGGAAAGCCCATTCAGACTTAAGCCCTGCTTTCCAGGTGGCTTATGGCATGAGAAAAAGGAGTTTTACACCAAGCCCACACAAAGCCTGGCAGATAGTGTGTGCATGTTCATTTAAGCAGCGACAGATTTAGGAAAAGCAGTAACTAACTGCATGGCATCACAGGATGTGTGCAAATGGGGAAATCCAGCAGCAAAGAAGCTGCTGGATCCGCTGACCCTCCAGCTCCCTCAAGAGTCAGCACTGTTGCTCCCACCTCCTTCACCATCCACCCAGACACGCGAGTACAGAAGGAGATGCTGTCCTTAAGCCTTCCCCTATCTTATCCTCACAGCACAGAGCAAACCTGCCTCTCTTCAAGCCCTTTTCCTCCAGCTCATGACCACAGGCTTCTGGCAGGGGTGCTGAGGAAACGAGGTGCTCTTTGCTCCCAGTTGCTTCCGAGAAAGTGAATGAGCAAGCACGTAGATTAGGATACACGAGGAAAGGTAAACTCCAGGCAGTAAACCAGACCCCAGTTCTCCTAGCAGAGCAAGGAGAGCAATCTGGAAACACTCAGGTCTGCTGATGGCAGGGTAGGCATCAAGCGGGAGAGGAACAGAGAAACTACAGCCAAGAACAGAGCAGATTGCTCCAACCTCTCCATTTTGCTTCCTGCTTGGGGGTAGGGGCATCTGATCCGTGGCACTTGAGCGTGCTCCCCGCTCCTCCCCTAGACTGTTTTAAGCAAGCAAGAAGCTTTTCCTGGTCCCTGGATAGATCTACAGAGGgatcatttttattttggttcCACTAAATACCTAGGGGGCAatccaaaaacccaacaaaagcaTGGGGAAGCTTCTTTTCCCACTCCCATGGATGCTGGCTCCACCCTTGATAGCACTGCAGTTGCTGCATAGCCTGTGAaatgtgcagcagcagcaactgctgCCTGGGAAACTAAGAGGGACAATTTTAACCAGCCAGGTCATGTCAGGTTTCAACTCTGCTCCAGTTTAGCCCAGAACAGCTACGGACATAAAAAAGCAAAGGAGTGTGCAACATGCCTTCCTGAATATTCCAGCCTAAGGGAAAAACTTGTGCAGCTCGCAGAGGAAGTCAGTGATGACAAGCATGAGGAGAGCTACCTGCGAGAGACCAGGACCTGTTCTGGCAGCTACCTCGTGCAATCCACGCCTTTAAGACGGGCAGCTCTATCAGTGGGTGAcaggaaacaagaagaaaaaacgTTTTAGTGTTTACATATCTTCCTTTCCCAAAGAGGGATGAAAGGGCCAGAGCGCTACAGACTTCCACCATCTATCACAGCCAGTCCTCAGTCTTGTTAGCACAAGACAGACGCTCCAGGGAGGCTTCTTGCCACAGGAACGCAGGGGAGATGTGAGGCTTGGACACCTGGTGATTAGAAAACCCTGCCCTTGTGAGACAGTAATTCCATCCCTGCTGAGCTTCAGCAAGCATCAGCTTtgatggggagcaggggggatgCAGGGAGTGGAGGAACAGGAAGAAAGTCCTGTCCTTTTCCCCCTCACTCACTCAAATACAGGACTGCACAACCAGGTGCTTAGGAGGGTGGCAGCAGATGCTCCTTACTGAGCATTCAAAGCAATGGCTATAGAGAGACCAGTCTCTGGTCTGGTCGTCAGGAATGCTTATCACTGCATCCTAATCCCATTTCCCAAAGATCACAGAGATGTTAGTACCAGGGAGCTGGGGGAGAAAACTGCCTACATCAAACGTTCAGGAAGAGGAATACAAAGCAGTCACATTGTCcggttggagaaaaaaaaaaaaagacaaaacccaacatttttggCCACAACTCCAGGCCCTGACCAGTCACGCTCCACACCAAGCTGGGCAGGTGTGGGAGGCCAGAGCCCCAAACCCTGGAGCTTTGCTTCAATTAATTCCAGTTGATTGCTGCTGTAAGGAATGGGATCAAGAATGGAGTCCTGGCCATTCCCCCACCTTCACACTGCTCATCATGTCCGTACCACAAAAGCTAATGGGAAGTGCCCACTTCTGCAACCTGCACTCTCTAGGAAGTGATATGACTTGCATGTTTCTGcttcaataaattaaaaaaaataaaaaacaacaaacgaAGGAAAACGACAGCCTGTGCTGGCAGTTTCCCCTCCTAGAATTCATCATCAGAGCTCAGCAAGAGGGTCTTCTCATTGTCGCGGCCACCCGAGCAGCTGTGGGAGCGTGAGATAACGTGACTGCCGTTGCGCCAGGGTGGACCGTGCTCCAGCGTTGACTGCTGGGTGTACTGCTGGTAGGCTGGGGAGAAGTTGTGGATCGCATCTTGGACAATGTCATGGGGGTTCATGGTCTCCTTGAGGCTGCTGGAGATGCTCTTCATGGGAGCACAGCGACCTGTTAAGGTAAGACAGGGAGGGACAAGTGAAGAAtactgctgccttcccccacaCCCCTTAACATGAAGGTAAGGAGAACAGGGAACATGCACTCCTAGATCCCGCAAAAGTTACTTTACAGACTTCCTTAAGCAGCTGCTGAGGAAATGCCACATAAATGGTGTCAAATTTACCAGTAGTGCTCCTAAATCCAGCCACTGCTAGCCAAGTGAATCCACCTCAGCACCAAATGGGGGACATGCCATGAGAATCGGACATACCCACAGCG from Accipiter gentilis chromosome 18, bAccGen1.1, whole genome shotgun sequence includes these protein-coding regions:
- the MAFF gene encoding transcription factor MafF isoform X1; this encodes MEQGWEVQPSPGQREARMAADGLSSKALKQVKQELGENTPLLSDVELMGLSVRELNHHLRGLSKEEVARLKQRRRTLKNRGYAASCRVKRVCQKEELQKQKMELEWEVDKLARENAAMRLELDTLRGKYEALQGFARTVAAHGPPAKVATASVITIVKSGTNQAAYS
- the MAFF gene encoding transcription factor MafF isoform X3, whose amino-acid sequence is MAADGLSSKALKQVKQELGENTPLLSDVELMGLSVRELNHHLRGLSKEEVARLKQRRRTLKNRGYAASCRVKRVCQKEELQKQKMELEWEVDKLARENAAMRLELDTLRGKYEALQGFARTVAAHGPPAKVATASVITIVKSGTNQAAYS
- the MAFF gene encoding transcription factor MafF isoform X2 is translated as MEQGWEVQPSPGQREARMAADGLSSKALKVKQELGENTPLLSDVELMGLSVRELNHHLRGLSKEEVARLKQRRRTLKNRGYAASCRVKRVCQKEELQKQKMELEWEVDKLARENAAMRLELDTLRGKYEALQGFARTVAAHGPPAKVATASVITIVKSGTNQAAYS
- the MAFF gene encoding transcription factor MafF isoform X4, with the protein product MAADGLSSKALKVKQELGENTPLLSDVELMGLSVRELNHHLRGLSKEEVARLKQRRRTLKNRGYAASCRVKRVCQKEELQKQKMELEWEVDKLARENAAMRLELDTLRGKYEALQGFARTVAAHGPPAKVATASVITIVKSGTNQAAYS